From Cyprinus carpio isolate SPL01 chromosome A18, ASM1834038v1, whole genome shotgun sequence:
AAGAGGACCAGCTGTGGCAGATGTGAGTTTTATTTCcttccaaaaataaattaagtctTTCAAGTTCACAGGTATCTGTTAGAAACAGGGTAGTTTTAAAATCTTGACAATTTTTTTCAGCTTGCTTTCTGAATCATTGAACCATTTTCTCCATTTTAACATAACAGGGTAGACGCAGTCCGATCAATTCCAGGAAGGTGatagaaggggaaaaaaaacagccagGACAAATGCACTTCAGTATCTGAATGTTCACTGTGGTCCAGATGTAAGCTTAGTTCACAAGGCTTAAGACCGCATAGCTGGAGCATTTCCTCGAGAGACCCCTCGAGCCCCTTGGCCAGCACCACGTTTATAGTTCTGCTGGTAACCATCCTGTGGAGAgacaaataaaaagattaaagagAAGATAACGGACAAATGTCAACGTCACAACAGTATGTTGAGACCAATGCTCAAACGATAAAGAGAGAAGCTCACTATTCTCACTCTAGTATCAAAAGTTGAACTTGCCCGCTGATAGTTGTTGGAATAGTCCCGCGGCGTACTGAATTGGGTTTGTCCATATCCAGAGTTTGCGGAGTTGGAGAACCCTGGGCGATAAGAGTCATATCCTcctgaaataaatgcaaaaactcGAATGATTCATCCATCAATGACTTCAAATGATAATCGAATGGAAATCACCATCTATGACTGCTCCAAACACAATGTCGTTCTGTACCTCTGAAACCACTGGATGTTCCTCTGTAGCCATTGATCATACCACGCGAGTTACGAGGACCTCCACGAGAAATCCCTCTGCTGTTGTAGAAGGACTGAGTCTGGCGGCTGAACCCGTTGCCCTGGCCACCTGACTGCTGGGACATGGGCTGGGGGCCAGTAGAGTTAGGGAGTGACTGGTCTTGAGAATGGAAGGCACCAACTACTGTTAACACAGGGACAAAACAGCTGAATTAAACAGCATTATGCAGGCCATAGGAAATCATATAAGTTTTTATTAGCTCCACGGCTGCTTGCTCTCATGAGCCACATGTTGAGAAGTTCTGACTATACACATGTGATTATATTGTGGGTATTCAAATATGTTCTGAGGGATTCTGAAGATTTTCCTCACCGGATTGGAGCTGCTCTGGCGGCATGTCTGTATGCTCCACAGGGTGCTGCGTCTGGTTATTAAAACCCTGGCTGTAGCTATTCTGGTATTGGCTGGCCTGCTTCATTGAGTCTGTATCGTTAGCTGGTGGGACAGGCGCATTAAGGTTGAACACCTGTCAGGAAGAACAGATTGAGGATAAGTGAACATGTAATATTAAATCATAGACATAACAGCATACAAAGTTTGCGTGTTGTAAAAGGAATACTTCACTCTAATATGAGAATTCTCCTCCTGTACACACCATCATACCATCCCAGatacaatgactttttcttcagatgaacagaTGACTTCCTGATTTATAAAGTGTTTCTAAAAGCTAGTCATTTTCATTCAAGCATCTTACCGTTTGCATGGACTGGAATGGGGCTGCGTTGACATTGATGCCACTGCTGTGCAAGGGTTTGGATCCGGGCTGGATCACCTGGGTCTGGGAGGCAGGAGGGAGCACCGTAGATTGAGGCGGCTGCTCTGTCAGGGACATGGAGGCCTACGGAGGACAAGCAATTTTTTGATTGCCGAATTACTTGATTTGTAATTACTAGTACATTTTTGGTTACATTAGAAAACTCGTATTCTAGCTTCACAGAAATAAGTTGGAGAACTCAATGTATTCATGAAAGGATTGGGTGCTTGACAACTTGCCTGGAGAGGATCAATGGAGTCTGTCTGTGGTCGGGGATCAGCCGCGTGAGGAGACTGGTATATAGGGGGCGGTGTTGAGTAGGTTTCTGGTGATGGAGAGACCATGGGGATCTGCAGACAAAGCAAATTCACACACTAATCTTTACACAGTATACTCTCACCTTTCTTTTCCAGACAGTTCAGAAAATGAATTTCCATTCAGAAAAACTTGGCTACACTCACTTGTGTGGGTTCAGGCTGAACGCCAGCAGCAGGAGGCTGGGCAAGACGAGACTCGGGGTGAGCTGTAGGTTGAGAAACCAACAGCCCAGCAGCGTTAGGGCGATCTGAACTGCTTAACCTATAAAGCTAACTGAATGACCATGTGCTGGAAATATGAACATACCTGGTTGATACACCATCTGTGGCATTTCAATACTAGGGACTGGTTTCATAGGTTGTGCTGATACAATTGCCGGATCCATCTGTCCATCAAAATCAAGCATAGAGTCCTGGGAACGAAGAGAGCATTTAGTATGCATACAAACATATGCCAAATAaaacatctgcaaaaaaaaaaaaaaaaaaaaaaaaaaaaaaaaaaacacacctgcaTGAAGTTGTATGGTCCCTGAATCTGTGCCATGAGATCCTGAACCACCTGCTGCCTAACCACAGGGTCTGAAGGGGGGGTTGGAGTTACTGTGGTCAGAGGATGGGGCTCTGGGACGACAGGGGTGGGGGTGGTCTGAACCGGCTGCATGGAGTTAACCACCTGTAACCGATCCAATAGGTTTTAGAATTACACACTAATCTAGTGGTAGAcactagagcccgaccgatatatcatTTTGCCGATTTTATCAGCCGATGTGAGCCTAATATGCCGCAGGTCCTGGGTGATTCAGCTAcctatttcaaaaaatatactattacaaaacaaaacagaaaaaactaaaaaaaaattcatcatacgaattttcaaaaaaataatcaaaaaaacaatccattatgaggaaaaatgaatgaaaaaaaagctaTTATGAGGAATCCTTCTATTACTATATGCAATGTGACAAAAGTACTCAAAAACAGGTTTCATTCTTCTCACAGAGGCTCAATACATTCAATATACAGTGCAAATAATGGggtagacaaaaataaaattagcgaTATGACTTTTTTTGTTACTTATGATAGAATAATAAAGTTTGTAGTATAAACTACTACAGAATGTATACGTGTAATATACTGTAACAATGTAAtcttaaatacaaaaaagtacatacatttatacatatgtacatatacaaaaatatcaattttagaatgagcaaattttgaatgaaaaacatattAGAGCCTATTGAGCTTCCCATTTATGGAAGGACCCGTGGAGGAATTCAATTCTCTGTTGGAGGAATAAAACTCTTAAACAGCCCCAGCACCAACACAAACGATACAATTTCTAGAGCAGCTTACTTCCGTCTCCACACTCCATTCCTCGCTTTCCTTCTCGCCAGTACTGCATGTGCTCTCCAAAACAAACTGCCTATTTACAAACTGGAGAGAAAAGTGACAAAAGGTTAAGAAAATTATTGGTAATCAAGAAGAAATTTACCCCTCAGCAAGATCATACAATTATAGAGTTTGTACACATTCATTATGTCCCTGAAGTCaacttttgtaaaatgttttgcacCAAAAACAGCTGTACTTTACTTTTCACATCTGCCAATTTTCGTAAGAATTGGACAAATTATTTGGGAGTAGTGAAAAActaaatactgtacttttcaaaatggccaCTACTGTAATGGGCGGAGTCTTAATGTTAGCTATTAAATGTGATCAGCATGAGGAGAGCAAGTTTGATTTTTCTAGAAAAAAGGGTTTAAATGTTACAAGCATTTGAATGTTGAATATTTAAACtgctggtggcgctatagagttggtCCTAGAGACTccaaagttggtcagatcactattttcagggttcccacaccttgattAACTTCAAAATCAAGGACCTTTCAAAGTAATTCCAGGttcaataccctcaaattcaaggacttgatgtggggacacatttcaagtgagagcgagGTTACGATGTGttatcttgtaagatacattattacagttttcatgtctcaaacaactatgcaaaaaagtcttttttcttacctcatgtgtttacattatcttaacaagcaaagcaattcaacattaatttcaccgtGTGTCTGTCAAACGTTGAGGTAACATCGTAGTAGTCTTCTGCGTGTATGAACGtcatgtagggtgaccatattttagttttccaaaaagaggacagtgggtgcgGGGGGGCaggggtgtggttggttggtggttaaagtagtgcaatgaccatatcccaaatatcaaaactgaaaatgtcttttccatatccaaaatacatattttacagttactgttatgcctcttgatcataaacacagctaaaaagcttcctaccagtggccctccttcacaaaacttaacatcgagcagttttatcataggcagaatgcaaaatgtttcaatacaagcatttcagtcaaatgtaatttaagtaacatttgaaacctttaacccacggggGAAACAGATCAACAGATCCTGAGATTATTGACGAATATCTGATCTTACTTTACACAGAGCGCGCATGATCAAGTAAACAGAAGTGAAAATGAACAGCGagcgctcattcaaaagagatttaaatactctgcgTATTGATAGATGCTCCCTGATGCACGAAAATTAttcaatattagaatgtttgtggAAGCGGGCGGGACTGGACACAAATCACGGGAGCgggcaataatggtcagaaattcagtgggagagcgggattaagaaaacagtcccttgCAGTGCTCTTATACAAAAACGTCATTTTGGGCGATTCAGAAAAAACAGCacgaaaaatattaaaaattctaaaaataataccaaaaacaactaaaaacattcACCCCAATTTCAAAATAACTTACAACACAAAGTAAATGAGcgtaactaatgtaaatcaagcaaaCTAGTACACACAGGCCACAAAGCgttggcgaaataacacattagcggaccagagggaataatatggattttttttccagaaaacttcttgcacaaaataaatttgagcactttcaaggacctgtggGAACCCTGTATTTATGACCATCACTgcaagtgtgccaaatttcatcatttccctttgttcccttcatagggctgccattgactcccattcaggAAGAAGAATTTTAAGAAAACATACAAACGCAATACTGTTTGATTTCCTTTCTTCTTTGTGAAAAGAAACAATGTTGCACAGCACTTTGTGTAGCATGCAAACAGGGGTATTTCTACTTTTctataagcgccacctactgtcagaggcTGAATATGCATTTAGCTAGTCGGCTTTTTTCTTCATTGACCCGAACAGACAAATtgtaagtgaaaataaaaaaatatataatataatataatataatataattattatatatatatatatataatatatatatatatatatattatatatatatagataggggatgaagttttgagttctaaaatcattttcataGGGCAATGAACTAACATAACAACTCAAATATATAGATAGGGGATGAAGTTTTGAGttctaaaatcattttcataGGGCAATGAACTCCCATATCAAGTCACTCAAACGTGACCCCTTTAAAGCTTGCATTTTACAAAGTGCATTTAACCAACTTGTCTCACCTCTGTCACTTCAGTTGCAACGGGTTCTGCGTACTCTGTCATTTCACCCTCTGTTAGGAGACAGTTTTCAGACATCAGTCTGTATTGCAACAGTTTCAGAATGACAGTAACTCGATTGAGCAATGTGAAATGAAAGGAGTGTTTTACCCGTGTCGGGAGGGTGCTCCTCTGCTTCAGACACTTCCACAGCAGCTgtctgctcctcttcctccacaCAAACTCCATTCTGATGGGACTGCACTCTGTCAAAGTAGCCGCTCTGCAAAACCCGCTCCAACATCTCATTCAGTGCTTTATCTGAAAACAAGCATTTACACTCCTGTTCAAATGTTTAGGATCAGTAAGATGTGTGaccaaggatgcattcatttgatcaaaaatgcatcaagttaaatatttcaatttaaaaatgctacttattcctgtgatgcaaaacagaACAGTCTTTAGTGTTACATTAGCCTTCAAAAATCTAATATGTtgatggtgctcaagaaaaatttgttattaatgttaaaatgttacgttgcttaatgttttttattttctttctttggaaaccatgcaaaaaaaatttccgtactgtaaaaaatatatataaatcttacatAACAAGTGTTTTTACTGTCAGTTTCGATCAATATAACACGTCCATGCAgaataaaaagtaattcattacaaaaaaaaaaattaaaaaaatactgaaaagctTAAACGATTATAGAGGACCACTACACTGCATACTACAAGCCCAGCTGGTACATAGCAAATGGATGTATTTATATGCCATGAGCCACATGATCTGCCACGGAACACCACTGAAGAAAAGTTCTAGAGGCTGGAAGCTTTCTAAGGCAGGGCTACTGTaggtgatagatttttttttttacactagttCAAATTATGCAATCCTGTGAATACATTAGCAGTATTTCAATATGCCTTTTAACATGTCGCTAACATGACCTATGGATTCCCCTCATTGATCAAGTTATCTTTCACAGTCAGTGTCCTTGGAATATTCCTAGCACACAGCTGCAGGATCACCCTCTGATACAGAAGACAGGGGACATGGATCATGCCACTCCACCCACTGCTGAGTCAGCACATTCATCATGGCTGAATGCTGCAGTATATGCCACCTTTGCCCGTATCTATGTCTTGCTTTGGTAAACCTTTGGTAAAAACTCTCCGACCAATTTATGCAACATTCTATAATCACCATAAAggttctttttaataaaacaatgcaaGCTTTCAAAACACATTACGTGATTTTTCctgaaaatgcaaatataaatctcCTTGTACCAACATGCACAGAAATGTAATCGGATGATGAGGAATCAGTTTACTGTACAGTTGAATgcttgttaatttttaaaaaggaaaaaaaaaagaaaagaaaaaaatcactgtttaaaaagagaaaaagctgATACACATCgacaaatcataaaaatccaatattaatttcattttaaacttcCTACAAATAGATGTTATGAACTATCAAAACCCTAAAAAGAAGTTCAAAGTCCATTCAACATACATGTTGTTCCTGCTACAGGCTTGTCCTTCCCCTCCAAAAGTTCCCATAAGTGCTGTGATGCTTCTTGATACTGGTCAGTTAACCTGTGTAAGATAAAAGCATCCCATTGTGAACATACAATCCAAACGATAAGCAAACTTATCTGATTTAAATTAACCAAAgagacaatagatagatagacagacagacagaatttcACCCAAATAAagcgatatataaaaaaatatatatatctcgatattgtcaaatttttttaaattagttgtgtttgcatttaaataataaaaaaacatgttctttCACAATTTCTtttgcccattaaaaaaaaaaacaacaaaaacagtttagattgaacagctaatttaagcagttaaaaaaaatctagaccaagcaatcacttactgctttttattaaatgaacacatgtaggcctatatgtaactgaagtagtgcaaaacaagtacagaaagtgcattctgacaacttttttagtgcatgcaattcacaGTTTAAACTATGCATCTgggataagtattttatttttaatattttcaagttttttagctaagaacacaagtcAACTGTCTGTGGttttaagagaagctctgtggcatgaaaCTATGTTCCCACCGACACTAAAAACCCTCTTAGATGAggagctagttgctgaagcacatagccatttcttatatataaatgtataatataaatgaataccaaagacttttgcactctctctgtctagattatgaaaactggtaaatatAACAGTAAAATTCCTCTATTCAAAAATGTTCCTCTATTCAAACATCAGCGGtcgagtaagtgcatttattcagcgatCACAATCGCAAGCAATACAGTCGAggtctcatgacagaacacagagtggttgagtgacactttcattctgatcgctaaactccagcttgttagtGTTTTCAGATCAGCGTCGGCGTTGCTTCCGCAATAAGGAGTGAGCATCGATCGGTATCGGACGATTTTCAGCATGATCGGCGATCTTTCCGATTTTGAGCCGATCAGTCTACATGCGGCTGTGAGCACAAGCGCAGCCGTGATGTTGACGTCACCGCTGCATGCAAACTAGGGCAGggtacaaaatataaattattaatcgattctctttttttatggaatgatatcgattcttaaatcccaagaatcgattagtctagcctgttaATGGACGGAACATTGAAGAGcacttcccatccaataaatcgcaataagcattgtgctttggtgcttttaatatgaaaaagtctcaggtttcaatttatgtccattgtattgcagtattcaaacaataaatgccgttttggcaCCATTTAATGTGAAGTGACAGATCGCTGAAGCGCCTCAGTTCAACAGACGCAGCAGCGCGAGGTGTGCGTGAACTTATAATatcctccacattaataccagcttcagctcaaaataaacatgtgtcatgactaaacatccgatggtaagttaaaagaaagagtacaactttacaatcctgtctcatgtaatcactcaatcagtaTTTCAGCCTCGCAAAGACGTCAATATAAAGACTTGTAAACAATGTcaacgtcacatttacctcagaaacgtATTCAGTGACCATAAACACATTAGtcattagaaaaataaactgtagagaggagtattttgctaaatatatgcaccatttaacatattcattataattttttactgttcttaggttaaattatgtttgaataaatccatcatttttttatgacagccaccatttaaatttttatatttaaaaaatacgaattgaagtagaaatattatgcaattgtaactttattattttaaaaacttcactgtgtaattttaacagttttatgctatagcttataaatcagtcaattttaaccttcaatattttaataatgtagtaccaaatgactcatgtatattttacagcattagttgagactAATTTTCTCCTTGAGAAAACTTGGCAAGTACTGTACccgatatatatccaaaataatcggcATTGAATCTAATCGAATCGAATTGTGAAAtgtgtgtcaaaacccagccctaatgcaaacaTGTTGTTGGCGTGGAAGTTTTTTTTACTGTGAGTGTAGAAGACACTAAGTTTGCTATTTGTGAAACTTGTAAGGCTAAAATAAACCACAGGGGAACCACTTGCCATTAATGCTCAAGTAGCATTTTGACTATACATATGCTGGCAACAATTATTACCCACTTACTGCACTATTATTATTTGGAAGAGTATTATACACTTCAGTTTTGTTCAttcataggatttttttttatctttgttagacaagtaaaaaaagagaaaaaaggtcAATTtctaaagttgttttgttttataaagcaactcaatttcagttaattgttatttctacttctttccagtcacagagcaGTATGTTTTGTTTGTACATGCTGTCAATTTTAGTTCTTAGCAAGAAAATCAGAATcggcaaaaatcggtatcggtAGATCGCACTTACAAAAAAATaggaatcggccaagaaaattgcaatcggtgcatctctaattcCGATATTATCGCTAATATTCAATATATCGCCGAGCCCTATTTGCCAGCAATTTCTAAACGGAGTAAAGTAGTGTGGACAGGACTGG
This genomic window contains:
- the LOC109109079 gene encoding caprin-1-like isoform X2, whose amino-acid sequence is MPSATNGTRTVKSASPDLGFAPGSMNQITASNPLTGTQSEAMKQVLVVLEKKVRNMEKKKSKLDDYQARNSKGERLNQDQLEALSKYQEIIHNLEFARELHKSFLALGQEIQKCVKKVARREQLQREEVEQKRLKRVLELQFLLDRLGDESVRQELLQGAGGPSLLTESDLTSLDEFYKLVGPERDQNIRLTDQYQEASQHLWELLEGKDKPVAGTTYKALNEMLERVLQSGYFDRVQSHQNGVCVEEEEQTAAVEVSEAEEHPPDTEGEMTEYAEPVATEVTEFVNRQFVLESTCSTGEKESEEWSVETEVVNSMQPVQTTPTPVVPEPHPLTTVTPTPPSDPVVRQQVVQDLMAQIQGPYNFMQDSMLDFDGQMDPAIVSAQPMKPVPSIEMPQMVYQPAHPESRLAQPPAAGVQPEPTQIPMVSPSPETYSTPPPIYQSPHAADPRPQTDSIDPLQASMSLTEQPPQSTVLPPASQTQVIQPGSKPLHSSGINVNAAPFQSMQTVFNLNAPVPPANDTDSMKQASQYQNSYSQGFNNQTQHPVEHTDMPPEQLQSVGAFHSQDQSLPNSTGPQPMSQQSGGQGNGFSRQTQSFYNSRGISRGGPRNSRGMINGYRGTSSGFRGGYDSYRPGFSNSANSGYGQTQFSTPRDYSNNYQRASSTFDTRDGYQQNYKRGAGQGARGVSRGNAPAMRS
- the LOC109109079 gene encoding caprin-1-like isoform X4 yields the protein MPSATNGTRTVKSASPDLGFAPGSMNQITASNPLTGTQSEAMKQVLVVLEKKVRNMEKKKSKLDDYQARNSKGERLNQDQLEALSKYQEIIHNLEFARELHKSFLALGQEIQKCVKKVARREQLQREEVEQKRLKRVLELQFLLDRLGDESVRQELLQGAGGPSLLTESDLTSLDEFYKLVGPERDQNIRLTDQYQEASQHLWELLEGKDKPVAGTTYKALNEMLERVLQSGYFDRVQSHQNGVCVEEEEQTAAVEVSEAEEHPPDTEGEMTEYAEPVATEVTEFVNRQFVLESTCSTGEKESEEWSVETEVVNSMQPVQTTPTPVVPEPHPLTTVTPTPPSDPVVRQQVVQDLMAQIQGPYNFMQDSMLDFDGQMDPAIVSAQPMKPVPSIEMPQMVYQPAHPESRLAQPPAAGVQPEPTQIPMVSPSPETYSTPPPIYQSPHAADPRPQTDSIDPLQASMSLTEQPPQSTVLPPASQTQVIQPGSKPLHSSGINVNAAPFQSMQTVFNLNAPVPPANDTDSMKQASQYQNSYSQGFNNQTQHPVEHTDMPPEQLQSVGAFHSQDQSLPNSTGPQPMSQQSGGQGNGFSRQTQSFYNSRGISRGGPRNSRGMINGYRGTSSGFRGGYDSYRPGFSNSANSGYGQTQFSTPRDYSNNYQRDGYQQNYKRGAGQGARGVSRGNAPAMRS
- the LOC109109079 gene encoding caprin-1-like isoform X3; the protein is MPSATNGTRTVKSASPDLGFAPGSMNQITASNPLTGTQSEAMKQVLVVLEKKVRNMEKKKSKLDDYQARNSKGERLNQDQLEALSKYQEIIHNLEFARELHKSFLALGQEIQKCVKKVARREQLQREEVEQKRLKRVLELQFLLDRLGDESVRQELLQGAGGPSLLTESDLTSLDEFYKLVGPERDQNIRLTDQYQEASQHLWELLEGKDKPVAGTTYKALNEMLERVLQSGYFDRVQSHQNGVCVEEEEQTAAVEVSEAEEHPPDTEGEMTEYAEPVATEVTEFVNRQFVLESTCSTGEKESEEWSVETEVVNSMQPVQTTPTPVVPEPHPLTTVTPTPPSDPVVRQQVVQDLMAQIQGPYNFMQDSMLDFDGQMDPAIVSAQPMKPVPSIEMPQMVYQPAHPESRLAQPPAAGVQPEPTQIPMVSPSPETYSTPPPIYQSPHAADPRPQTDSIDPLQASMSLTEQPPQSTVLPPASQTQVIQPGSKPLHSSGINVNAAPFQSMQTVFNLNAPVPPANDTDSMKQASQYQNSYSQGFNNQTQHPVEHTDMPPEQLQSVVGAFHSQDQSLPNSTGPQPMSQQSGGQGNGFSRQTQSFYNSRGISRGGPRNSRGMINGYRGTSSGFRGGYDSYRPGFSNSANSGYGQTQFSTPRDYSNNYQRDGYQQNYKRGAGQGARGVSRGNAPAMRS
- the LOC109109079 gene encoding caprin-1-like isoform X1 — translated: MPSATNGTRTVKSASPDLGFAPGSMNQITASNPLTGTQSEAMKQVLVVLEKKVRNMEKKKSKLDDYQARNSKGERLNQDQLEALSKYQEIIHNLEFARELHKSFLALGQEIQKCVKKVARREQLQREEVEQKRLKRVLELQFLLDRLGDESVRQELLQGAGGPSLLTESDLTSLDEFYKLVGPERDQNIRLTDQYQEASQHLWELLEGKDKPVAGTTYKALNEMLERVLQSGYFDRVQSHQNGVCVEEEEQTAAVEVSEAEEHPPDTEGEMTEYAEPVATEVTEFVNRQFVLESTCSTGEKESEEWSVETEVVNSMQPVQTTPTPVVPEPHPLTTVTPTPPSDPVVRQQVVQDLMAQIQGPYNFMQDSMLDFDGQMDPAIVSAQPMKPVPSIEMPQMVYQPAHPESRLAQPPAAGVQPEPTQIPMVSPSPETYSTPPPIYQSPHAADPRPQTDSIDPLQASMSLTEQPPQSTVLPPASQTQVIQPGSKPLHSSGINVNAAPFQSMQTVFNLNAPVPPANDTDSMKQASQYQNSYSQGFNNQTQHPVEHTDMPPEQLQSVVGAFHSQDQSLPNSTGPQPMSQQSGGQGNGFSRQTQSFYNSRGISRGGPRNSRGMINGYRGTSSGFRGGYDSYRPGFSNSANSGYGQTQFSTPRDYSNNYQRASSTFDTRDGYQQNYKRGAGQGARGVSRGNAPAMRS